In Ostrea edulis chromosome 6, xbOstEdul1.1, whole genome shotgun sequence, a single window of DNA contains:
- the LOC125683663 gene encoding tyrosine-protein kinase BAZ1B-like isoform X2 produces MPLFGKKIFSIVKSITDKQPNETIFTIPHTKEQFRSKEEYTRRQSWYKEKIWTCKCTGHVNLTHEEAWNSEKQVFKVLKNQFQSVYHKPVLQLVHHSTQPLENIVDQAWLKLQQVLCIGERVVLKIKAAGKTIQGVIVKVDTAGCQVNPTSNCSSPSSDKENKAEEGNSPKKWTPPKLLPYKYSFRLDGEDKIINAVPATDLQRLDKPPSKELIRLFIRANSIRSGQNPTSPWVVDEDKVKEFSLPSKFNDFFLSPVKVAEVAKKAEEERAKKRKSKSKHESSSAKKMKKDKHEEKTKDNKKQLTLSPLKKKMSKSSDSDIQIITCSDSESDEDKPLSKLNKSSPSKKTAERSDKRKQKVNKHKKEKKEKPLKKEGKKKKEKHKSDSEDEPLSKLKKSPSKKSMKQMTLFDLSKNRGMKTPVKRKMGSLKTPEKGTRTPDRPIKSPTAKTPAIVSKMVRAFKLKEEAKLKALAIKAAKLLTMSQMKKLPTEVKDMVNKRFEFMQEKKRIANMSEEEKARYLKEKKEKQKQELKEKQLRLRQRYEDQELSDLKPLPAPKLVSTPEGLPNELFGDITMVTEFVSCYSGLLMPKDDYPIYTDALMKALCNGKEGFLYISRVLVVLLQTLLQDQISEDYQEMRVSLSDIPVNPYTASELVRLCLRRQDVEDQSTSNTSAETDLEEEVPDEIIQQLETQEFFMLDPAQKVQILKGLCLRIMGTYSVQDYMEEKQQEASKLWKTKLKELKSKNDALKKVKEKQKGMANGEETSKTREGEGDDKGKPEDTSRDVLITHFYGKQSADSDGSKPGTPTPMAVDSAEEGDDLASVVKRRRVTTAQAMAEKKKKEEEDRIRRQKEAEIYKKEAEKERFEKKFSEGIALAKAVLRQTPIGSDRNHNRYWVFSQTTPGLYIERGWVTDYIEYNVQKSQESDDSEDDMEITDEGPLSESRAPAEKTAPKIGQNLWFAYDSVKDVDCLIDSLHPQGIRENHLRAELKKRYDIVHKAVIRANRTNLELRDCDGEQGLIDAYKKELLDTELKLRNGGLGGVDEFAIWEKKLETSTDISMMAECLLEVQENVLEKFRQGIMTVSKKKILVKSEDNSDSEEKEEEISVCLGISKWREAVENASTVSRLHVLMGIMDASIKWEKSAENAKCKICRKKGDDSALLLCDECNQAFHMHCLRPALFQIPKGDWLCPACDPNHSRRRTRDLPKSYRVSDSYDEGSDESEIEHEEKCVQCGHDENLIFCAKCPAAFHLECHEPPLRRPPRGQWECNECKTGVKRSSRSNTARRMAVKNKRAPPKRRNYEESEGSTTEEEESEVEGTHDSSDTEEEEAPPPKKSQRRSQDGTARRGRPSKQMQSRDRGGKRSTEEEVPASRAGSSRRAPSDLSICEQIVANTMKHKACWPFLNPVNKKEVPDYYQIIKHPLDFQIIKDRLQCLVYGSPQEVMEDVKLVFNNAETYNKEGSEILDYMQEVEAYFSDQMRKHLPTFPYYRQTLTNGHAD; encoded by the exons AATTCAAGGGGTGATTGTGAAAGTAGACACAGCTGGATGCCAG GTGAATCCCACCAGTAATTGCAGCTCTCCATCCAGTGACAAGGAAAACAAAGCTGAAGAAGGAAACTCTCCCAAGAAATGGACCCCTCCCAAG TTACTACCGTACAAGTACAGCTTCCGATTGGATGGAGAAGACAAGATTATAAATGCTGTTCCGGCTACTGATCTTCA GAGATTGGACAAACCGCCATCTAAGGAGCTTATTCGACTGTTCATTCGAGCCAACTCAATTCGGTCAGGACAGAACCCCACCAGCCCTTGGGTCGTTGATGAAGATAAAGTGAAGGAGTTCAGCCTACCTAGCAAATTTAATGACTTCTTCTTGTCACCAGTTAAG GTGGCAGAGGTGGCCAAGAAAGCGGAAGAAGAGAGAGCAAAGAAGCGAAAGTCCAAGTCTAAACATGAATCCTCCTCAGCCAAGAAAATGAAGAAAGATAAACACGAAGAAAAGACCAAAGACAATAAAAAACAGTTGACTCTGTCTCCACTTAAGAAAAAAATGTCCAAGTCCTCGGATAGTGACATTCAGATCATCACATGTTCAGACTCGGAAAGTGATGAGGATAAGCCTCTGTCCAAGCTAAACAAATCTAGTCCCTCCAAAAAGACTGCAGAGAGAAGTGATAAAAGGAAACAGAAAGTAAATAAACACAAAAAG gaaaagaaagaaaaacctTTGAAGAAAGAAGGCAAAAAGAAAAAGGAGAAACACAAATCAGACAGTGAGGATGAACCTCTATCCAAACTGAAGAAGTCGCCCTCTAAAAAG AGTATGAAACAGATGACATTATTTGATCTGTCCAAGAACAGAGGGATGAAAACTCCAGTGAAAAGGAAGATGGGTTCCTTAAAAACACCAGAGAAGGGTACCAGAACACCAGATCGACCAATCAAATCTCCGACTGCCAAGACGCCAGCCATCGTTTCTAAAATGGTCCGTGCCTTTAAACTAAAAGAGGAGGCTAAGCTGAAAGCACTGGCTATTAAAGCAGCTAAACTACTGACCATGTCACAGATGAAGAAACTTCCCACAGAAGTTAAAGACATGGTCAATAAACGATTTGAATTCATGCAAGAGAAGAAGAGAAT TGCCAACATGTCTGAAGAGGAAAAGGCCAGGTATCTGAAGGAGAAGAAAGAAAAGCAGAAGCAGGAACTGAAAGAGAAACAACTAAGGCTCAGACAG AGGTACGAGGATCAAGAGTTGTCTGACCTGAAGCCTCTACCAGCACCAAAACTGGTGTCAACACCAGAGGGACTGCCCAACGAACTGTTCGGGGACATCACCATGGTGACTGAGTTTGTTAGCTGCTACTCTGGGCTACTGATGCCTAAAGACGATTATCCAATATACACAG ATGCATTGATGAAGGCCTTGTGTAATGGTAAGGAGGGTTTCCTGTACATCAGTCGAGTGCTGGTTGTTTTACTACAGACCTTACTGCAGGACCAGATCTCAGAG GATTATCAGGAGATGAGGGTGTCTTTGAGCGACATTCCCGTGAACCCCTATACTGCCTCAGAATTGGTGCGACTCTGTCTCCGAAGACAGGATGTAGAGGATCAGAGTACGAGCAACACCAGTGCAGAGACAGATCTCGAGGAGGAAGTG CCAGATGAGATTATTCAGCAGTTGGAGACCCAGGAATTCTTCATGCTGGACCCAGCGCAGAAAGTTCAGATCCTGAAAGGTCTATGTCTGAGGATTATGGGAACATACTCAGTCCAGGATTACATGGAGGAAAAGCAACAGGAGGCCAGCAAACTCTG gaaaacaaaattaaaagagTTGAAATCCAAAAATGATGCACTAAAAAAGGTGAAAGAGAAGCAGAAGGGAATGGCGAATGGAGAGGAGACATCGAAGACCAGAGAAGGGGAGGGGGATGACAAAGGCAAGCCTGAGGATACCAGTC GGGATGTTCTGATTACCCATTTTTACGGGAAACAGTCTGCGGATAGTGACGGATCTAAGCCGGGGACTCCTACACCTATGGCTGTTGATTCAGCTGAAGAAGGAGATGACCTGGCCTCAGTGGTCAAAAGACGAAGAGTTACAACAGCACAGGCCATGGccgaaaagaagaaaaaagaggaAGAGGATAGAATCCG GAGGCAGAAAGAAGCAGAGATATACAAGAAAGAGGCAGAAAAGGAGAGATTTGAGAAGAAATTTtca GAAGGGATAGCCTTAGCTAAGGCTGTATTAAGGCAGACTCCTATAGGAAGTGATCGGAACCACAACAGATATTGGGTGTTTTCTCAGACCACGCCAGGACTCTACATAGAAAGAG GTTGGGTGACAGATTACATTGAATATAACGTCCAAAAGTCTCAGGAGTCGGACGATTCTGAGGATGACATGGAGATCACTGACGAGGGGCCTCTGTCGGAGTCACGAGCCCCTGCCGAGAAAAC AGCCCCCAAAATAGGACAGAATCTGTGGTTTGCCTATGACTCAGTCAAAGATGTGGACTGCCTGATAGACAGCCTCCACCCACAGGGGATACGGGAAAATCATCTGAGGGCGGAGCTGAAAAAGAGATACGATATTGTACACAAAGCTGTGATAAGGGCTAACAG AACCAATTTAGAGCTCAGGGATTGTGATGGAGAACAGGGTTTAATAGATGCTTATAAGAAG GAATTGCTGGACACAGAGCTGAAGCTGAGGAATGGAGGACTAGGAGGAGTGGACGAATTTGCCATCTGGGAGAAAAAACTGGAGACATCCACAGATATTTCCATGATG GCGGAATGTCTACTGGAAGTTCAGGAAAATGTACTGGAGAAGTTTCGTCAAGGTATCATGACTGTCAGTAAAAAGAAGATCCTGGTGAAATCGGAGGACAACAGCGACTCGGAGGaaaaag AGGAGGAGATCTCGGTGTGTTTGGGGATATCTAAGTGGAGAGAGGCGGTGGAAAACGCCAGCACTGTGTCTCGACTTCATGTCCTAATGGGAATCATGGATGCAAGCATCAAGTGGGAGAAGTCAGCAGAAAATGCG aaatgcaaGATTTGTCGTAAGAAAGGCGACGATTCGGCTCTGCTCCTGTGTGATGAATGTAATCAGGCATTTCATATGCACTGTTTACGGCCAGCGCTGTTTCAGATTCCCAAAGGGGACTGGCTATGCCCAGCTTGTGAT CCAAATCATTCTAGAAGAAGAACTCGGGATCTACCAAAGAGTTATCGTGTATCAGATTCTTATGATGAAGGAAGT gATGAGAGTGAAATAGAACATGAAGAGAAATGTGTACAGTGTGGCCATGatgaaaatctaattttctGTGCCAAGTGTCCAGCTGCATTCCACTTGGAGTGCCATGAACCCCCTTTACGGCGACCTCCCAG AGGTCAGTGGGAGTGCAATGAGTGTAAAACGGGGGTAAAAAGGTCATCCAGATCAAACACAGCCAGGAGAATGGCAGTAAAGAATAAAAGAG CCCCTCCTAAGCGGCGGAATTACGAGGAGTCGGAGGGCAGTACAACAGAAGAGGAGGAGAGTGAAGTGGAAGGGACTCATGATAGTTCTGATACAGAAGAGGAGGAAGCCCCACCTCCCAAGAAGTCACAACGCCGATCGCAGGACGGGACAGCACGACGGGGCAGGCCTTCAAAGCAGATGCAAAGCAGGGACAGGGGTGGGAAACGGTCCACAGAAGAGGAGGTACCTGCGTCACGTGCGGGGTCGTCACGACGGGCACCCTCAGATTTATCT ATATGTGAACAGATCGTAGCCAACACCATGAAACATAAAGCATGCTGGCCTTTTCTAAATCCTGTCAACAAGAAAGAG GTTCCTGATTACTACCAGATTATCAAGCATCCGCTGGATTTCCAGATCATCAAAGATCGTCTTCAGTGTTTGGTGTACGGGTCTCCTCAGGAAGTGATGGAGGATGTTAAGCTGGTCTTCAACAATGCCGAGACGTATAACAAG GAGGGAAGTGAGATTTTGGATTACATGCAGGAAGTAGAGGCTTACTTCTCAGATCAAATGAGGAAACACCTCCCCACGTTCCCGTACTATCGCCAGACCCTGACAAATGGACACGCTGATTGA
- the LOC125683663 gene encoding tyrosine-protein kinase BAZ1B-like isoform X1, whose amino-acid sequence MPLFGKKIFSIVKSITDKQPNETIFTIPHTKEQFRSKEEYTRRQSWYKEKIWTCKCTGHVNLTHEEAWNSEKQVFKVLKNQFQSVYHKPVLQLVHHSTQPLENIVDQAWLKLQQVLCIGERVVLKIKAAGKTIQGVIVKVDTAGCQVNPTSNCSSPSSDKENKAEEGNSPKKWTPPKLLPYKYSFRLDGEDKIINAVPATDLQRLDKPPSKELIRLFIRANSIRSGQNPTSPWVVDEDKVKEFSLPSKFNDFFLSPVKVAEVAKKAEEERAKKRKSKSKHESSSAKKMKKDKHEEKTKDNKKQLTLSPLKKKMSKSSDSDIQIITCSDSESDEDKPLSKLNKSSPSKKTAERSDKRKQKVNKHKKEKKEKPLKKEGKKKKEKHKSDSEDEPLSKLKKSPSKKSMKQMTLFDLSKNRGMKTPVKRKMGSLKTPEKGTRTPDRPIKSPTAKTPAIVSKMVRAFKLKEEAKLKALAIKAAKLLTMSQMKKLPTEVKDMVNKRFEFMQEKKRIANMSEEEKARYLKEKKEKQKQELKEKQLRLRQRYEDQELSDLKPLPAPKLVSTPEGLPNELFGDITMVTEFVSCYSGLLMPKDDYPIYTDALMKALCNGKEGFLYISRVLVVLLQTLLQDQISEDYQEMRVSLSDIPVNPYTASELVRLCLRRQDVEDQSTSNTSAETDLEEEVPDEIIQQLETQEFFMLDPAQKVQILKGLCLRIMGTYSVQDYMEEKQQEASKLWKTKLKELKSKNDALKKVKEKQKGMANGEETSKTREGEGDDKGKPEDTSRDVLITHFYGKQSADSDGSKPGTPTPMAVDSAEEGDDLASVVKRRRVTTAQAMAEKKKKEEEDRIRRQKEAEIYKKEAEKERFEKKFSEGIALAKAVLRQTPIGSDRNHNRYWVFSQTTPGLYIERGWVTDYIEYNVQKSQESDDSEDDMEITDEGPLSESRAPAEKTAPKIGQNLWFAYDSVKDVDCLIDSLHPQGIRENHLRAELKKRYDIVHKAVIRANRTNLELRDCDGEQGLIDAYKKTSEYDENEPHFKKELLDTELKLRNGGLGGVDEFAIWEKKLETSTDISMMAECLLEVQENVLEKFRQGIMTVSKKKILVKSEDNSDSEEKEEEISVCLGISKWREAVENASTVSRLHVLMGIMDASIKWEKSAENAKCKICRKKGDDSALLLCDECNQAFHMHCLRPALFQIPKGDWLCPACDPNHSRRRTRDLPKSYRVSDSYDEGSDESEIEHEEKCVQCGHDENLIFCAKCPAAFHLECHEPPLRRPPRGQWECNECKTGVKRSSRSNTARRMAVKNKRAPPKRRNYEESEGSTTEEEESEVEGTHDSSDTEEEEAPPPKKSQRRSQDGTARRGRPSKQMQSRDRGGKRSTEEEVPASRAGSSRRAPSDLSICEQIVANTMKHKACWPFLNPVNKKEVPDYYQIIKHPLDFQIIKDRLQCLVYGSPQEVMEDVKLVFNNAETYNKEGSEILDYMQEVEAYFSDQMRKHLPTFPYYRQTLTNGHAD is encoded by the exons AATTCAAGGGGTGATTGTGAAAGTAGACACAGCTGGATGCCAG GTGAATCCCACCAGTAATTGCAGCTCTCCATCCAGTGACAAGGAAAACAAAGCTGAAGAAGGAAACTCTCCCAAGAAATGGACCCCTCCCAAG TTACTACCGTACAAGTACAGCTTCCGATTGGATGGAGAAGACAAGATTATAAATGCTGTTCCGGCTACTGATCTTCA GAGATTGGACAAACCGCCATCTAAGGAGCTTATTCGACTGTTCATTCGAGCCAACTCAATTCGGTCAGGACAGAACCCCACCAGCCCTTGGGTCGTTGATGAAGATAAAGTGAAGGAGTTCAGCCTACCTAGCAAATTTAATGACTTCTTCTTGTCACCAGTTAAG GTGGCAGAGGTGGCCAAGAAAGCGGAAGAAGAGAGAGCAAAGAAGCGAAAGTCCAAGTCTAAACATGAATCCTCCTCAGCCAAGAAAATGAAGAAAGATAAACACGAAGAAAAGACCAAAGACAATAAAAAACAGTTGACTCTGTCTCCACTTAAGAAAAAAATGTCCAAGTCCTCGGATAGTGACATTCAGATCATCACATGTTCAGACTCGGAAAGTGATGAGGATAAGCCTCTGTCCAAGCTAAACAAATCTAGTCCCTCCAAAAAGACTGCAGAGAGAAGTGATAAAAGGAAACAGAAAGTAAATAAACACAAAAAG gaaaagaaagaaaaacctTTGAAGAAAGAAGGCAAAAAGAAAAAGGAGAAACACAAATCAGACAGTGAGGATGAACCTCTATCCAAACTGAAGAAGTCGCCCTCTAAAAAG AGTATGAAACAGATGACATTATTTGATCTGTCCAAGAACAGAGGGATGAAAACTCCAGTGAAAAGGAAGATGGGTTCCTTAAAAACACCAGAGAAGGGTACCAGAACACCAGATCGACCAATCAAATCTCCGACTGCCAAGACGCCAGCCATCGTTTCTAAAATGGTCCGTGCCTTTAAACTAAAAGAGGAGGCTAAGCTGAAAGCACTGGCTATTAAAGCAGCTAAACTACTGACCATGTCACAGATGAAGAAACTTCCCACAGAAGTTAAAGACATGGTCAATAAACGATTTGAATTCATGCAAGAGAAGAAGAGAAT TGCCAACATGTCTGAAGAGGAAAAGGCCAGGTATCTGAAGGAGAAGAAAGAAAAGCAGAAGCAGGAACTGAAAGAGAAACAACTAAGGCTCAGACAG AGGTACGAGGATCAAGAGTTGTCTGACCTGAAGCCTCTACCAGCACCAAAACTGGTGTCAACACCAGAGGGACTGCCCAACGAACTGTTCGGGGACATCACCATGGTGACTGAGTTTGTTAGCTGCTACTCTGGGCTACTGATGCCTAAAGACGATTATCCAATATACACAG ATGCATTGATGAAGGCCTTGTGTAATGGTAAGGAGGGTTTCCTGTACATCAGTCGAGTGCTGGTTGTTTTACTACAGACCTTACTGCAGGACCAGATCTCAGAG GATTATCAGGAGATGAGGGTGTCTTTGAGCGACATTCCCGTGAACCCCTATACTGCCTCAGAATTGGTGCGACTCTGTCTCCGAAGACAGGATGTAGAGGATCAGAGTACGAGCAACACCAGTGCAGAGACAGATCTCGAGGAGGAAGTG CCAGATGAGATTATTCAGCAGTTGGAGACCCAGGAATTCTTCATGCTGGACCCAGCGCAGAAAGTTCAGATCCTGAAAGGTCTATGTCTGAGGATTATGGGAACATACTCAGTCCAGGATTACATGGAGGAAAAGCAACAGGAGGCCAGCAAACTCTG gaaaacaaaattaaaagagTTGAAATCCAAAAATGATGCACTAAAAAAGGTGAAAGAGAAGCAGAAGGGAATGGCGAATGGAGAGGAGACATCGAAGACCAGAGAAGGGGAGGGGGATGACAAAGGCAAGCCTGAGGATACCAGTC GGGATGTTCTGATTACCCATTTTTACGGGAAACAGTCTGCGGATAGTGACGGATCTAAGCCGGGGACTCCTACACCTATGGCTGTTGATTCAGCTGAAGAAGGAGATGACCTGGCCTCAGTGGTCAAAAGACGAAGAGTTACAACAGCACAGGCCATGGccgaaaagaagaaaaaagaggaAGAGGATAGAATCCG GAGGCAGAAAGAAGCAGAGATATACAAGAAAGAGGCAGAAAAGGAGAGATTTGAGAAGAAATTTtca GAAGGGATAGCCTTAGCTAAGGCTGTATTAAGGCAGACTCCTATAGGAAGTGATCGGAACCACAACAGATATTGGGTGTTTTCTCAGACCACGCCAGGACTCTACATAGAAAGAG GTTGGGTGACAGATTACATTGAATATAACGTCCAAAAGTCTCAGGAGTCGGACGATTCTGAGGATGACATGGAGATCACTGACGAGGGGCCTCTGTCGGAGTCACGAGCCCCTGCCGAGAAAAC AGCCCCCAAAATAGGACAGAATCTGTGGTTTGCCTATGACTCAGTCAAAGATGTGGACTGCCTGATAGACAGCCTCCACCCACAGGGGATACGGGAAAATCATCTGAGGGCGGAGCTGAAAAAGAGATACGATATTGTACACAAAGCTGTGATAAGGGCTAACAG AACCAATTTAGAGCTCAGGGATTGTGATGGAGAACAGGGTTTAATAGATGCTTATAAGAAG ACATCGGAGTATGATGAAAATGAGCCTCACTTTAAAAAG GAATTGCTGGACACAGAGCTGAAGCTGAGGAATGGAGGACTAGGAGGAGTGGACGAATTTGCCATCTGGGAGAAAAAACTGGAGACATCCACAGATATTTCCATGATG GCGGAATGTCTACTGGAAGTTCAGGAAAATGTACTGGAGAAGTTTCGTCAAGGTATCATGACTGTCAGTAAAAAGAAGATCCTGGTGAAATCGGAGGACAACAGCGACTCGGAGGaaaaag AGGAGGAGATCTCGGTGTGTTTGGGGATATCTAAGTGGAGAGAGGCGGTGGAAAACGCCAGCACTGTGTCTCGACTTCATGTCCTAATGGGAATCATGGATGCAAGCATCAAGTGGGAGAAGTCAGCAGAAAATGCG aaatgcaaGATTTGTCGTAAGAAAGGCGACGATTCGGCTCTGCTCCTGTGTGATGAATGTAATCAGGCATTTCATATGCACTGTTTACGGCCAGCGCTGTTTCAGATTCCCAAAGGGGACTGGCTATGCCCAGCTTGTGAT CCAAATCATTCTAGAAGAAGAACTCGGGATCTACCAAAGAGTTATCGTGTATCAGATTCTTATGATGAAGGAAGT gATGAGAGTGAAATAGAACATGAAGAGAAATGTGTACAGTGTGGCCATGatgaaaatctaattttctGTGCCAAGTGTCCAGCTGCATTCCACTTGGAGTGCCATGAACCCCCTTTACGGCGACCTCCCAG AGGTCAGTGGGAGTGCAATGAGTGTAAAACGGGGGTAAAAAGGTCATCCAGATCAAACACAGCCAGGAGAATGGCAGTAAAGAATAAAAGAG CCCCTCCTAAGCGGCGGAATTACGAGGAGTCGGAGGGCAGTACAACAGAAGAGGAGGAGAGTGAAGTGGAAGGGACTCATGATAGTTCTGATACAGAAGAGGAGGAAGCCCCACCTCCCAAGAAGTCACAACGCCGATCGCAGGACGGGACAGCACGACGGGGCAGGCCTTCAAAGCAGATGCAAAGCAGGGACAGGGGTGGGAAACGGTCCACAGAAGAGGAGGTACCTGCGTCACGTGCGGGGTCGTCACGACGGGCACCCTCAGATTTATCT ATATGTGAACAGATCGTAGCCAACACCATGAAACATAAAGCATGCTGGCCTTTTCTAAATCCTGTCAACAAGAAAGAG GTTCCTGATTACTACCAGATTATCAAGCATCCGCTGGATTTCCAGATCATCAAAGATCGTCTTCAGTGTTTGGTGTACGGGTCTCCTCAGGAAGTGATGGAGGATGTTAAGCTGGTCTTCAACAATGCCGAGACGTATAACAAG GAGGGAAGTGAGATTTTGGATTACATGCAGGAAGTAGAGGCTTACTTCTCAGATCAAATGAGGAAACACCTCCCCACGTTCCCGTACTATCGCCAGACCCTGACAAATGGACACGCTGATTGA